ATAAATCACTGTTGTTAAATGAAAGAGGAACAGCCAGATACACTGTCACATATAAATACGTAGGTGCAAAGCTTCAGAGGTGGCTTAGTGTGAAGAGGCTTGCTGTTTCAGCACCTATATTGAGTAGATTATAACTGGCTTTAATTCCAGGAACTATGACATTCAAAATCCCTGGTTTCCACTGGGGTTCTACACAAATGTATccctaaacaaacacacaaaatcgatcacaaaaatgtaatttaagagTAATAAATATACaggttttaaaaagtaacagCTGTATACAAAATTCATGGGTATTACTATTAAGATAACTAAGTCACAAAAGATATGAATAGTAAATATTGTCACAAAGTCTTAAACATTTATTAGTTTATAACTgtataaaatgatttctaaaagagaatgagagactgtTTTTTATCACATTGCTTGATGTATTAGTAGtacaaaaataatgaagatagGTGCTTCCCACAAATAATTAGTGGTAACACAGGTTATTAATATAGAAtgtatcatttattcatttttagtaAAGTGTCTGCTTAAATATCactaaattaaacatttattctcAAGCAGGAAATAAGAGTAAGGATGCAAGATCAAATTGATATTTCTAATATAAGGGGGAATTGAGTAAAATTGTGAAACAATATTTCAATTTAAACCATAATAAAATTTTGTAGAGTTAAATGCAACTATTTTGGAAATATCATCATATGGCAGTTACAATTGTCACATATTATTACTTAATACTGAATAATGCAGTCTTCATCGATTCTTAAACACTCTATGAAAGGCATTTTTTACCTCTTTATTCCTTAAACTATAAATTAAGGGGTTCAGCATGGGGATCACTAAAGTATAAAACACAGAGGCTGCTTTGTCATATTCAAATGAGTGAGCAGATTTAGGCTGAACATACATGAAGAGTAGAGAACCATAGAACACAACCACCACTGTCAGATGGGAACCACAAGTGGAGAAAGCTTTTTTCCTACCTTCTGCAGAATGCATTCGAAATATGGTTAACAAAATTAGCATGTAAGACAAAAGAACgacaagaagagaagagattAAATTGAAGGCTGAAAACAATATAGTCAATAATTCTGTCTCTTCTACATGCGAACAGATCAAAGGTAGTAAGGGGACAACATCACAATAGAAATGGCTTATGACATTAGCACCACAGAAGGTCAATGTGAAATACCTAATAGGGAATAGCAGAGCCTGGAAAGTACTGTAGAGATATGGAATGCCAACAAGCACTTGACAGCGTCTCTGAGACATTATCGCACTATAGAGCAGAGggttgcagatggccacatagcggtcataggccatggaCGACAAGATTGAAAGTTCACTGACAATGAACATAATGAAGCATGCCATCTGTGTGGCACAAGCATAATAGGTGATGGTGTTTTGGTCCACAACAAAATTCACCAGCATCTTGGGGCAGATGGCAGTGGAATTTCCAAGATCAATGAAAGCAAGGTGTCTGATGAAAAAGTACATAGGGGTTTGTAGGCGAGAGTCCAGTTTGGTCAAAATGATCATGCCGAggtttcccaccatggtgattGCGTAGATAGCAAGGAAGACTGCAAACAGAGGGAGTTTCAGCTCAGCAGTCTGTGTGACTCCCATCAGGATGAACTCAGTTGGCATTGTTACATTTGGTTGCCCCATTGGATGATCCAAAATTAACTCTTCTTGAAGAAACAATAAGGATTTATTAGCTTTCTTTCATTACCGTTAAAACTTTGTAATAGTCATAGTAagatcaattaaatattttattcaaaactagacaacacaaataatttttacacattttaagaaaataaaatttgcttttgtAAAATACAGACTATATATGAAACacataaaagaatagaaaatgattACACTTAACTCAGCAAAGAGTTGATATaagtacacagaaaataaagtcatGTAAGAATATACAAATGGATTTTTGTAAGAGTCACACTGACTATTATATCAAATAAATGAGATGTAacatatttggatattttatgaCTTCTAACTCTAAAAAATACTGCCCCATGGATCCCTAATTCTCAATAGAACAACCTTGTTTGGCCCACTTGAAGAATTCACCTCTTACTTGTCTTGTGGCGTTTGTGGTCtgatataataaaatagattACCATTCTTCTTGAAAATTTAgatgcagtttttattttctccaggcCATAGATTGTCAAATGTAATCTCACAATCATGTACTCAATTAAATATTGTATACTAATGATGTAGCTAGGACCAATAAGTGTGGTTTGTCTTGTTACAATAACTTCTTTAGGCAAGCCTTAGCACAGCAAACTAAAGTGAAAATGATTattgtacttttctttcttatcttgctctccatttcatttttaatagagaaaaaaaccaaaattagcATAAAACTTATGTGATAAACCTGATTTAAATCAATATCCAAAGAGGTCAAATGCTTAATTCAATATTCTTTGTTTCCTCACTGTTGAAATAAATTCTATAAAGcagttaattaattatttaaaaaattttatttgatttgttgatgatgcataatttaaattttttaaaaatttcaattataacaaatttatttttgtaataaatgCAAATAATTAGAAAAGATATAGTAATAGTGAATTTTATTTAACCCTAATAAATTTGAGTTCCTCTCTTATTGTATTCTGTTTGACCTCAGAAGGAATGTGAGACTTCATAagcatgattttattattattattattattattattattattattattattattttgttttttttcgagacagggtttctctgtacagccctgactgtcctggaactcactttgtagaccaggctgttctctaactcagaaatccacctgccactgcctcccaagtgctgggattaaaggcatgtgccaccacgccctgctcatGATTTTAATAAGAATAATAACTATCAAAATATTCTATGATGCTTTGTAATGAATTGGAAAGTAATAACTGGAAAAACTAGGATTTTGCTATAAGATAAAATTCTTAGTGTGAATCAGGGGCTATATGTAACTAGTATATTGAAGTTAGAAGCAATCTAAAAATCTGCGTTTGGTATTCCATTTAGTAttttacttttctgatttttaagatGGGATCTGAGGAAAAGGTGGTGTTCATAGCTACTGGGGCACTCTTCTGAGTTTTAcagttatatttgtttatttgtgtgtggaggCTACTTATATACCATGGAGTGGGTAAGTAGGTCACAGGCAATTTGCAgatttgtgtgtttctttctacCAGATACATTAGGGGTAAACTCAGGTTGTTACCCTGGGTATCCAGTGTCCTTACCTGCTGAGATTTTTTGGCAGCCCTATTTCTTCTTCTAAATTAGGGATTTctgctatttctctttttatttcagatATTGCTTCAGGTCCTGTTttacatacaaacaaatataataGTCAGTCATCTTTGAAAACTATCTTGGAAAGTATTGCTCTAGTATGTTACGCTAGAAGATAAGAAGTTCCAGGTGAAGAAGGAGACTTAGAAGTATTATGTATCTCCAAAATTTAATGCTTTTAATACCACAGTTTCTATAGTTTGTTGACTGTCATGTTAGTATCCCTCTTAGTAGTTATTTTCCTTGatcataaattaattttctaattctCATAATTTATCTTTTGTGGAAAATAATGTTTCAAGTTTTTACAATTGATCTAGAATGTTTAATAAGTGATTTCATTGTAGAAATCTATTTAAATTCAACAACTCTTAACACATTTCTGTGCTTCTAATTATGTAATGActattcaatataaaataatccATTAATGAGAAACCTTCTAAGAAAATTAACCAGAcaataaaaaattcttaaaaatacattaataacaTTATATAAAAGCCATTGAGCTTCTAAAAAGATTcataagaaacatttaaaacatttgttccTCAAACATTGCATGGAAAGCATTTATTGTAAAACAATAAATTAGAGATTACATAGCATATATGTTAAAATTTAGAGATGTTTATCTTGAAATCTAACATGACTGAGGACCCCATATTTTATCTGCAAATCTAAttcatgttcattttaaaaagctaagatTTTGGTAAAGCATTTACCTATTCCTAAATTCTTCTgtcattcaaaattttaaatatcaccATATTTCCCACCAATAAGTTAGATGTAACATCTAACTTGGCTTTTTTATGACTTCTAACTCTAAAAAAAGACTGCTCCATGTATCCCTAATTCCCAATAGAACAACCTTGTTTAGTCCACTTGAAGAATTCATCTCTTACTTGCCTTGTGGTATCTATGGTTAGATGTAATAGAAAATCCTCCATATCTAGTAATAGAAGTCCAAGAAAGTATGTATCCACTTACCTTTAATAAAGAAACTGATTTTccattctattattattaatatgattTCCTTGTGAATGGAGAGTTTATAGCTTTCTTCCCACTTGGTAAAGCTCCCCAAGGAAATTTAATCTATTTAAGTCACATCATTACAATTAAATCTTCTGAGAAACTTAAAAGTAATATCTTGATATTTGGTGCTAATTACCTAGGACATCCTTCAAGTTCCCTTGTGAGAAAAAGTATGGAAAAattcaaaaagagaaacaaaatagtaTAAAAGATTTGTGAAGTCTGGAAGACATCTACAATGTAGAGGTATTCTATCATTCTCTTCTAAGAAAACTATGATTAAAGTACAACTATATACCTCAGGAAATGTTACAGCtagagaaaaattttaatgtagtACAAGTAGACTCAGTCTAAGTATGTGGATATATTGTCTTATTCTATAGATAAAATTCAGTAGAACTTATCAGAAATAAAATCTACTCTTAGGTAAAATAACTTAAATCTGATAACATTGCATGcatgttttatttatgatttcaaaaaggtagaaaaattgagaaaaaaatcgaTAGAGTCAAACATGTAacctaaaaatagtttttttaatttGATCTATTTACCAATCTTTAAATTTAGACAAAGGGCATGTTAAACataaaccaaccaaaacaaaaacaacaaaagcccaccaacaacaaaaacccttatTACCTGCAGCCATGCTTTAAATTATTTCACTACATGCCCACTGGTTTTAGGAGTTTTTCCTTGTGGAATTGGTCATAGTACTACTACATGACTGCACTCCAAACAGTAGGGACATAGTAAAATAATTATGAGTTGTAAGACTTTCTAATCTAAACAATGAGTTTCCAGTCATCCTGAGATTTATAAGACtgtctaataaaaagaaaaaacagaaagaaaaacacaaatggaaaaaattTCTTTCGTTTACCCTATAACAATCATTTCTCAAGGCCAAGCAATGGGATgttattcataattttttttttgttcctgcaCCTGAGTTTTACATACATTGAAACACTCAATACATACTTCTAGTTTTCTATCAATCTTCAGCTTGCTTGTGAAAATCACACATGTATGGATTACTTTCATGTCTCAAGCTCTAGTCTATATAAAGTCTTCTACTGATGAAGATTGTAGTCCTAGGTTCTTGTGGAAATCCAACATAAATGTTCCTATAGATTTGTTTATTCTGATTGAGATTTTATTAGCTCTAAATATTAGGGTACAATCCCTGGATCTTGGGATTTTCAGTGGAAAATTTCCCACAATTCTAGCATTCTCTATTACTGAATTGAGGTGTGCCATCTCATTTCCATATTATCATCAATGCTAAATGTACTTATATTTCATTACTTAAATTTTGTTATCATTTAAGAAGTAATCTTGTTCATGAATTGATTAAACTTTTGCTATTTTTGgtgaaatttgttttattatttttattttattgaaatttttctcacataaaataTTCTGATTATGTTTTTCCCTCCCTATACTCCttgttcctccccacctccttttccATCTAGACATACCTACTTTTTCTCTCATATGAAAAGATCAGTCTTCTAAGAGATAAACAAAAACtatcatatatcatatactaTATATCTCACATCATATGagctggtgcagacccatgcagaccATGTGAATGATGTctcggtctctgtgagttcataaaaTTTTCACTTATATTGGCACATaggaccttgttttcttggtatcttTCATCCTCTCTTGCTCTTCACACGTTGTGCCTCTGTTTCATCCGACTTACCTGAGGTCCGAGGCATCCTGTTTAGTGATGAGTGACTATAGTTTTTTACTCTCCACACAATGTCTGACTGAGGGgctctatatttctttttatctattggttctctgatgatggctgaataagacaaaaatatataaatgactaTAGAATGTtcttaggaataattttattggTAAATTATCTTAGGAGAAcaatattattttgtttccacCCACACTAAGTTTAGATATCTATTCTCAGGTTTTTGGTCACTCAATCAGCATCAGGTATGGGTTCCTTGTGTgttacatccactccagtagtgacatgcatgacaggactagaaacctggatgcagtcctgaggcaaaaagttcatggaaatagtctcctggaaccctggcatCCCATATAACGAATGCTTCAAACTTGTGcttgtgaatggatctgtgtgctttctttcagtattgttttattaggtgcctccaagcaatgacttgccaaatacctaagcaaaattgaactttgttCCTGGCCCTCatcaatgccctaggtagtccttgagcagaccctgggcttggaattcagtaagaatgttgcctattcagtgacattcagaattgcctctagtattgtaagagagatagtaaaagaaatcaggtattactatctactacatagaatTAGAAATCTCATGGCAAGCTTAACAAACTAATTTTAGAATTgctattatagttatatatggcaGACTTCATtgcttattagtagaaagtccccccacacaatCACTTAAAATAAAAGCTGAGCCACTCACATATACAgtaatttacaatggtttaggaagtagattggGCTGTGATTTGAGGAGGAACTAGAATATTGCATTATTCCTGAGAAGGTGAGCTAGagcggaactccctaattagaaccatgacttggacATGAAAGCCCTTGTCCCAGGAGTGTAAAGTCCttacacctggcttctaagaatatggttgaccttagatagagctgactttgtctcagttgttttattgcccaattcctgccagtctttgtgtttgcattcctctgttttgtgtaagagccattaagcatctggtaacctcattgtaccttgccgatGTTTCATCTAACTTCCCTATtctcttctgtattaaaaatttgatgctcgatttgacaaattacattcagatacaccaCACTCCCTTATGTctctatttgtttgtcttttctctccAACACTTTGCCCACCTTACCGAGACCCTGATTACTCCTGTGGATTGAGGGGGCCTACTGAGGCTGGTCCAAGGCACTTGTGCAGTGGAACCAAAGTCAAATTAGATATTGATTGGTTATTCGTGCAAGTTTTTGCCACAATTTTGCCACCATTTCACTAATATGTCTTGCAGGCAGAAATCtcaaactgaaggaaaaataaaaacgaaTAATTTAGAATATCAGTCAATAGCCTCAGAATCAAGTCTCACcaacaaaagatggaagagagaatcttggaaTTTGAGAAATTTATGCCTTGTTCAAAGGAAAATTGTTACATCCAAAAATATATCAGGCAAAATATATCCAGGGAATCTGGgaaactaagaataataggtacACAGGAAAGATAAGAAACACAGgtcaaagacccagaaattatttttaataaaattatagaaaaaacaaGTGTCACACAGACATCAAGTAGATTTGATCAGAAAAGAGTCCTctcagcacataataatcaaaacactaaacatacagaataaagaatattACTAGTTTCAAAGTAAAAGACCAAGTAATGTAtaaacatacaaaggcagacttattagaattacatctgaattctcaatggagactctataATCCAAAAGCATCTGGAACAATGTGCTACAGACTTtaagagatcacagatgccaGCTCAGAGTGTTATACTCAGCAAAATTTTCAGTCATTATAGACAGGAAATTAAAGAGAGCTATTCTGTGTAAAGTACAAATTTCAGCAATACCTATATACACATCAGTCCTACAAATGGCTTCAGAAGGTAAACTCCAAACTAAAGACGTTAAAtgcacccaagaaaacacaggggaTAAATAGTTCTAGACCAGCAACATTAAAAGAGCAgaagtacacatatatacagactcacatacacaagatagaaagaaagagactgtgaatgaaggagagagagagagagagagagagagagagagagaaacaaagaataatgagaacaacaaaataagaagTAGAATCATTAGTCATTGAAATCTTTTGATATTATTGGTATCATTTCCACAATAATAAGACACAGAATAACAGAATGNAATCAAAAGCAAGATAGTTTCTTGTGTTATATCCAAGAAGCACTTGTTACCATAGAGGATAGAAATCACCTTAGGGTAAAGGATGGAAAAAGTTATTTTGAGGAAATATGCCTAAATAGCAAGCATATGTAGCCTTTTCAATATCTTAAAAACATAGACTTCTAACATAAACTAATCAGAAGTGATCGGGAAAtgtttattaaaggaaaaatctgcaAAGAGTACATTGAAATACTAAACTTTTGtcaagttttaattatttttattgctgtttaaaattttttggaGGGTGTCTACATTAAACTTACTTCTCAGATTATATTATGTAATTTACTatactatttttaattctttagacCAACATTCTTCAATGTTATGAAACCAACATGTTTTGAGTGGACAAAAATCTACCTTTCAATGTAGATTTATTCACATGGAAAATTAATTGTAAAGCTGAAATGAATAAGACATCAGAAGCAAAAAGTTAGTGAAATTCTACATTAAAATTCATCTACTTATGAGTCTCCTGAGtgtagaaagaaaacagagaactaATCCCGGTAGCtatagtaatttaaaattttcatgtgttCTGAGTATTTTGACATTGAAAAGTGATTGTTTTAAGCAGTTCAGAAATGTTTTctgaatttaattatatttatttaatgtcttttttATCATTAGTGTTCTTTACTTGGATCTTTTCATGTGGTTATTTTGACTTAGGGTTTATCAaacttgtttatcttttcaaacaACCAACCTCATCTTTAATTGattgcatttaaaattttatttttgggaTTGAAATTATaccatttctctcattttcttcctccaaatgCTTTCATATATCCTGTTCAGTAtgtacaatgttacttgtatacATGTCTTAGAGGCTGATAATATATTATttgcaggttttcttttttgttttttttttttccacttttttattaggtatttacttcatttgcatttcaaaggctattccaaaagtcccctataccctccgcccTCCTtactcctctacccacccactcctacttcttggccctggtgttccaatgtactggggcatataaagtttgcaagaataaggggcctctcttcccaatgatggccaaatagtcCATCATCTACTACATACGCAACTagggacacgagctctgggggtaatggttagttcataacgttgttccacatatagggtgacagaccccttcagttccttgggtactttctctagctcctccattgggggccctgtgttccatccgatagctgactgtgagcatccacttctgtgtttgccaggcactggcatagcctcacaagagacagctatatcagggtcctttcagcaaaatcttgttggcttatgcaatagtgtctgtgtttggtggctgagtatgggatagacccccaggtggggctctctggatggtccatcctttcatctcagttccaaactttgtatctgttactccttccatgggtgttttcttCCCAATTATAAGAaagggcaaagtgtccacactttggtctttgttcttcttgagtttcatgtgttttacaaattgtaccttaggtattgtaagtttctgggctaatatccacttatcagtgagtgcatatcatgtgaattattttgtgattgggttacctcactcaggttaatactctccagatccatccatttgcctaagaatttcataaattcattgtttttaatagctgagtagtactccattgtgtaaatatactacattttctgtatccagtcctctgcTAAGGgaatctggattctttccagcttctgctattgtaaataaggctgctatgaacatagtagagcatgtgctcttattaccagttggaatttcttttggatatatgaccaggagaggtatcgctggatcctccagtagtactatgtccaat
The DNA window shown above is from Mus pahari chromosome 3, PAHARI_EIJ_v1.1, whole genome shotgun sequence and carries:
- the LOC110318731 gene encoding olfactory receptor 8K5-like, with the translated sequence MGQPNVTMPTEFILMGVTQTAELKLPLFAVFLAIYAITMVGNLGMIILTKLDSRLQTPMYFFIRHLAFIDLGNSTAICPKMLVNFVVDQNTITYYACATQMACFIMFIVSELSILSSMAYDRYVAICNPLLYSAIMSQRRCQVLVGIPYLYSTFQALLFPIRYFTLTFCGANVISHFYCDVVPLLPLICSHVEETELLTILFSAFNLISSLLVVLLSYMLILLTIFRMHSAEGRKKAFSTCGSHLTVVVVFYGSLLFMYVQPKSAHSFEYDKAASVFYTLVIPMLNPLIYSLRNKEVKNAFHRVFKNR